Proteins from a genomic interval of Quercus lobata isolate SW786 chromosome 11, ValleyOak3.0 Primary Assembly, whole genome shotgun sequence:
- the LOC115967532 gene encoding probable pinoresinol-lariciresinol reductase 3, with protein MEKKSRILIIGVTGNLGFHLAKASLHFSHPTFALFRDSAFSDPIKSQKLHSLSNSGATLLKGSLEDEASLIEAIKQVDVVVSAVSSKQVLAQKLLISAIKQAGCIKRFIPSEFGADPDKVQISNMAYDFYTQKAEIRRLVEAEGIPYTIISCNFFMSFLIPSLVQPDLETPPRDKATIFGYGDTKGVFVKESDVATFTISAVDDPRTLNKVVYLRPPGNVYSVNELIEIWESKIGKKLEKIYEPEEELLKKIKEIPYPENMKFIFLYSAFIKGDHTYFDIELSGGVDGTKLYPHLKYTTISEYLDTLL; from the exons atggagaagaagagCAGAATACTGATAATTGGAGTGACAGGAAATCTGGGTTTCCACTTAGCCAAAGCCAGCCTCCATTTTTCTCACCCAACGTTCGCTCTTTTCAGAGACTCTGCTTTCTCTGACCCAATCAAATCTCAAAAGCTTCACTCCCTCTCCAACTCCGGAGCCACACTCCTCAAG GGTTCTCTGGAAGATGAAGCTAGCCTTATAGAGGCGATAAAGCAAGTGGATGTTGTTGTTTCTGCTGTTTCTTCTAAACAGGTTCTTGCCCAGAAGCTTCTTATCTCAGCTATTAAACAAGCTGGCTGTATCAAG AGGTTCATTCCGTCAGAATTTGGAGCAGACCCAGATAAGGTTCAGATATCAAACATGGCATACGACTTCTACACACAGAAAGCTGAAATTCGACGTCTTGTGGAAGCTGAAGGCATTCCCTACACTATCATTTCCTGCAACTTTTTTATGAGCTTTTTAATTCCTTCACTTGTTCAACCGGACCTAGAGACTCCTCCAAGGGACAAGGCCACCATCTTTGGCTATGGAGATACTAAAG GTGTCTTTGTGAAGGAAAGTGATGTTGCTACCTTCACAATTAGTGCAGTGGACGATCCACGCACGTTGAATAAGGTGGTGTATTTGAGGCCCCCAGGAAATGTGTACTCCGTCAATGAGCTGATTGAGATTTGGGAGAGTAAGATTGGGAAGAAGCTTGAGAAGATATATGAACCAGAAGAAGAGCTccttaagaaaataaaag AGATCCCATATCCCGAGAACATGAAGTTCATATTCCTATATTCTGCTTTCATAAAGGGTGATCATACATACTTTGATATTGAGTTGTCTGGTGGTGTTGACGGGACAAAACTGTATCCACATCTGAAATACACTACAATCAGCGAATATTTAGACACCTTACTGTAA
- the LOC115968960 gene encoding phenylcoumaran benzylic ether reductase Pyrc5-like isoform X2, which produces MAAKSKILVIGGTGYIGKFIVEASAKAGHPTFVLVRECSLSNHAKSKIINHLITLGAFFVFGDLYDHGSLVRAIKEVDVVISAIGYHDLADQDKIIAAIKEAGNVKRFFPSEFGNDAERCQAVEPIKTVSAIKSKIQQMIAAEKIPYTIVCSNCFSGFHLPTLAQTGASGPPRERVIILGDGNPKAIFNREEDIGTYTIRAVDDPRTLNKTLYIRPPGNICSFNDLVSLWEKKIGKTLKRIYLPEEQLLKNIKGRSNQL; this is translated from the exons ATGGCTGCAAAAAGCAAGATCTTGGTCATTGGAGGAACTGGGTACATTGGAAAATTCATAGTTGAAGCCAGTGCTAAGGCTGGCCATCCTACTTTTGTTCTTGTTCGAGAATGCTCCCTCTCTAACCATGCTAAATCCAAAATCATCAACCATTTAATCACCTTAGGAGCCTTCTTTGTCTTT GGAGATTTGTATGATCATGGGAGTTTGGTGAGGGCAATAAAGGAGGTGGATGTGGTTATTTCTGCGATTGGTTACCATGATTTGGCCGATCAAGATAAGATCATTGCTGCTATTAAAGAAGCTGGTAATGTTAAG AGATTCTTTCCTTCAGAGTTTGGAAATGATGCAGAGCGTTGCCAAGCAGTTGAACCTATAAAAACAGTATCTGCCATTAAGTCTAAAATTCAACAAATGATTGCAGCTGAGAAAATTCCTTACACCATTGTGTGTTCCAACTGTTTTTCTGGCTTCCACCTCCCCACTTTGGCACAAACTGGAGCCTCAGGACCCCCCAGAGAAAGAGTCATTATCTTAGGGGATGGAAATCCAAAAG CAATTTTTAACAGAGAAGAGGACATTGGCACTTATACTATCAGAGCTGTGGATGATCCAAGAACCTTGAACAAAACTCTCTACATCAGACCTCCTGGAAACATCTGCTCATTCAATGATCTTGTGTCTTTGTGGGAGAAGAAGATTGGTAAAACCCTCAAGAGAATCTATCTTCCAGAGGAACAACTTCTAAAGAACATTAAAG GGAGATCAAACCAACTTTGA
- the LOC115968982 gene encoding phenylcoumaran benzylic ether reductase Pyrc5-like, producing the protein MEAKSKVLIIGGTGYFGKFIVEASAKSGYPTFAFVRESTLCNPAKTKIIQKFVALGISFLFGDLYDHRSLVRAIKEVDVVISTVGHHLLADQDKIIAAIKEAGNIKRFLPSEFGSDVDRMHAVDPLRSTYALKARTRRMIEAEKIPYTIVSSNLFSSFFLPTLAQTGASGPPKEKVVILGDGNLKAIFNREEDIGIYTMRAVDDPRTLNKILYIKPPANIYSFNDLVSLWEKKIGKTLERIYVPEEQLLKNIKEASPPLNVIFSVYHSVFVKGDQTNFEIDPSFGVEASQLYPDVKYISVDEFLNHFV; encoded by the exons ATGGAGGCAAAAAGCAAGGTCCTGATCATTGGAGGAACTGGGTACTTCGgaaaattcattgttgaggcCAGTGCTAAGTCTGGTTATCCTACATTTGCTTTTGTCCGAGAATCCACTCTCTGTAATCCTGCTAAGACCAAAATCATCCAGAAATTTGTCGCCTTAGGCATCAGCTTTCTATTT GGAGATTTATACGATCATAGGAGTTTAGTGAGGGCAATAAAGGAGGTGGATGTGGTGATTTCTACGGTTGGTCACCATCTGTTGGCCGATCAAGATAAGATCATTGCTGCAATTAAAGAAGCTGGTAATATTAAG AGATTCTTGCCTTCAGAGTTTGGAAGTGATGTAGATCGTATGCATGCAGTTGATCCTTTAAGATCAACATATGCCCTTAAGGCTAGAACGCGTCGAATGATTGAGGCTGAGAAAATTCCTTACACCATTGTGTCTTCCAACTTATTTTCTAGCTTCTTCCTCCCCACTTTGGCACAAACTGGAGCCTCAGGACCCCCCAAAGAAAAAGTTGTTATCTTAGGGGATGGAAATCTAAAAG CAATTTTTAACAGAGAAGAGGACATTGGCATCTATACCATGAGAGCTGTGGATGATCCAAGAACCTTGAACAAAATTCTCTACATCAAACCTCCCGCCAACATCTACTCATTCAATGATCTTGTGTCTTTGTGGGAGAAAAAGATTGGTAAAACCCTTGAGAGAATCTATGTTCCAGAGGAGCAACTTCTAAAGAACATTAAAG AGGCCTCACCTCCACTGAATGTGATCTTCTCAGTTTATCATTCTGTCTTTGTGAAAGGAGATCAAACAAACTTTGAAATTGATCCATCATTTGGAGTGGAAGCTTCACAGCTTTATCCTGATGTTAAATACATTTCAGTTGATGAGTTTCTCAATCATTTTGTCTAA
- the LOC115968960 gene encoding phenylcoumaran benzylic ether reductase Pyrc5-like isoform X1, with protein MAAKSKILVIGGTGYIGKFIVEASAKAGHPTFVLVRECSLSNHAKSKIINHLITLGAFFVFGDLYDHGSLVRAIKEVDVVISAIGYHDLADQDKIIAAIKEAGNVKRFFPSEFGNDAERCQAVEPIKTVSAIKSKIQQMIAAEKIPYTIVCSNCFSGFHLPTLAQTGASGPPRERVIILGDGNPKAIFNREEDIGTYTIRAVDDPRTLNKTLYIRPPGNICSFNDLVSLWEKKIGKTLKRIYLPEEQLLKNIKETSPPINVYLAVYHSIFVKGDQTNFEIEPSFGVEAAQLYPDVKYTPVDEFLNHFV; from the exons ATGGCTGCAAAAAGCAAGATCTTGGTCATTGGAGGAACTGGGTACATTGGAAAATTCATAGTTGAAGCCAGTGCTAAGGCTGGCCATCCTACTTTTGTTCTTGTTCGAGAATGCTCCCTCTCTAACCATGCTAAATCCAAAATCATCAACCATTTAATCACCTTAGGAGCCTTCTTTGTCTTT GGAGATTTGTATGATCATGGGAGTTTGGTGAGGGCAATAAAGGAGGTGGATGTGGTTATTTCTGCGATTGGTTACCATGATTTGGCCGATCAAGATAAGATCATTGCTGCTATTAAAGAAGCTGGTAATGTTAAG AGATTCTTTCCTTCAGAGTTTGGAAATGATGCAGAGCGTTGCCAAGCAGTTGAACCTATAAAAACAGTATCTGCCATTAAGTCTAAAATTCAACAAATGATTGCAGCTGAGAAAATTCCTTACACCATTGTGTGTTCCAACTGTTTTTCTGGCTTCCACCTCCCCACTTTGGCACAAACTGGAGCCTCAGGACCCCCCAGAGAAAGAGTCATTATCTTAGGGGATGGAAATCCAAAAG CAATTTTTAACAGAGAAGAGGACATTGGCACTTATACTATCAGAGCTGTGGATGATCCAAGAACCTTGAACAAAACTCTCTACATCAGACCTCCTGGAAACATCTGCTCATTCAATGATCTTGTGTCTTTGTGGGAGAAGAAGATTGGTAAAACCCTCAAGAGAATCTATCTTCCAGAGGAACAACTTCTAAAGAACATTAAAG AAACCTCACCTCCAATTAATGTGTACTTAGCAGTTTATCACTCTATCTTTGTGAAGGGAGATCAAACCAACTTTGAAATTGAGCCATCATTTGGAGTGGAAGCCGCACAGCTTTATCCCGATGTAAAATACACTCCGGTGGATGAGTTTCTCAATCATTTTGTCTAA